Proteins encoded within one genomic window of Gallus gallus isolate bGalGal1 chromosome 1, bGalGal1.mat.broiler.GRCg7b, whole genome shotgun sequence:
- the SLC26A5 gene encoding prestin isoform X2: MTHCFTSCCRNNKGFAVETVEHFFLGSCSVRSAMEDAQESGECLVQNQKYCVERPIYNQEILQGQLHKRERTPQSLRQKIEHSCRCSSKKAKSHLYSFLPILKWLPRYPVKEYLLGDIISGISTGVMQLPQGLAYALLAAVPPVFGLYSSFYPVFLYTFFGTSKHISIGTFAVISMMVGGVAVRQVPDEVISVGYNSTNATDASDYYSLRDDKRVQVAVTLAFLSGIIQLCLGFLRFGFVAIYLTEPLVRGFTTAAAVHVFTSQLKYLLGVKTSRYSGPLSVVYSLVAVFSKITTTNIAALIVGLTCIALLLIGKEINLRFKKKLPVPIPMEIIVVIIGTGVSAGMNLTESYGVDVVGKIPQGLSAPAVPEIQLIPAIFIDAVAIAIVGFSMAVSMAKIFALKHGYTIDGNQELIALGICNSVGSFFQSFPITCSMSRSLVQESTGGKTQIAGALSSIMVLLVIVAIGYLFEPLPQTVLAAIVMVNLKGMFKQFADVAHFWRTSKIELAIWVVAFVASLFLGLDYGLLTAVAFAMITVIYRTQRPQYRILGQIPDTDIYCDVEEYEEVKEYPGIKIFQANTSLYFANSESYTSALKKKTGVDPCAILAARRKAQKKHAREIKKANKVKKKAVLKLVNSSTNDVEASVKHEIANDGLPANGKFAFVDAGVQDGSPDELEHFVEPKTNVHSLILDFAPVNFVDSVGAKTLKSVIKEYNEVGVCVCIASCSGPVMNELTRLNFFDNTVTRELLFHSIHDAVLACQGKDRSASQTALDH; encoded by the exons GTTTTGCTGTGGAGACTGTAGAGCATTTCTTCCTTGGCTCCTGCTCAGTGAGATCAGCTATGGAAGATGCTCAAGAAAGTGGAGAGTGTCTTGTGCAAAACCAGAAGTATTGTGTGGAGAGACCAATATATAACCAAGAGATCTTGCAAGGACAGTTGCACAAACGAGAAAGAACACCTCAGAGTTTGAGGCAGAAAATTGAACACTCTTGTCG ATGCTCTTCTAAGAAAGCCAAGTCTCATCTTTACAGTTTCTTACCAATTTTAAAATGGCTTCCCCGTTACCCAGTGAAGGAATACTTATTAGGAGATATTATCTCAGGTATAAGCACTGGAGTTATGCAGCTTCCTCAAG gTTTAGCTTATGCTTTGCTGGCAGCTGTTCCCCCAGTATTTGGCCTATATTCTTCGTTTTATCCTGTCTTTCTGTATACTTTTTTTGGGACCTCCAAGCATATATCAATAG GCACTTTTGCTGTGATTAGTATGATGGTTGGCGGGGTTGCTGTGAGACAAGTGCCTGATGAAGTGATCTCTGTAGGCTATAACTCAACTAACGCTACAGATGCCTCAGATTACTACAGTCTTAGGGATGACAAGCGGGTGCAAGTAGCTGTGACCCTCGCCTTTCTTTCAGGAATTATCCAG TTGTGTTTAGGTTTTCTTCGATTTGGGTTTGTCGCCATCTATTTAACAGAGCCTCTGGTGCGAGGATTTActactgctgctgcagttcatGTCTTCACTTCACAGTTAAAGTATCTGCTTGGAGTAAAGACTAGCCGATACAGTGGACCCCTCTCAGTTGTATAC AGCCTAGTTGctgtgttttcaaaaataacaacaaccaATATTGCTGCACTGATTGTTGGGTTAACGTGCATTGCTCTATTGCTGATTGGCAAGGAAATCAATCTCCGATTTAAGAAGAAACTGCCAGTTCCTATTCCTATGGAGATCATTGTG GTCATTATCGGCACAGGAGTTTCAGCTGGAATGAATCTGACTGAGTCATATGGAGTGGATGTTGTTGGGAAAATTCCTCAAGG GTTAAGTGCACCAGCAGTTCCTGAGATTCAACTCATCCCAGCAATATTTATAGATGCAGTAGCAATAGCAATAGTTGGATTTTCAATGGCTGTATCTATGGCCAAGATCTTTGCCCTTAAACACGGTTACACCATTGATGGGAATCAG GAACTTATTGCCTTGGGAATATGTAACTCTGTGGGGTCgtttttccaaagctttccaaTCACTTGTTCAATGTCCCGAAGTCTCGTTCAGGAAAGCACTGGTGGGAAAACTCAG ATTGCAGGTGCACTCTCTTCAATTATGGTTCTGTTGGTAATTGTGGCAATTGGATACCTCTTTGAGCCACTTCCACAG ACAGTGCTGGCTGCAATTGTAATGGTGAACCTGAAAGGAATGTTTAAGCAGTTTGCAGACGTTGCACACTTCTGGAGAACCAGTAAGATCGAACTG gCCATCTGGGTGGTAGCTTTTGTGGCTTCTCTTTTCCTGGGACTAGACTATGGTTTGCTTACTGCAGTAGCATTTGCAATGATAACCGTTATTTACAGAACACAAAG GCCTCAATACAGAATCCTTGGTCAGATTCCTGACACAGATATCTACTGTGATGTGGAAGAGTATGAAGAG gttAAAGAATATcctggaataaaaatatttcaagctaATACGTCACTTTATTTTGCCAATAGTGAGTCGTACACAAgtgcactgaagaaaaag ACTGGAGTGGACCCTTGTGCCATATTAGCAGCAAGAAGAAAGGCCCAGAAGAAGCATGCCAGGGAGATAAAGAAGGCCAATAAAGTCAAAAAGAAAGCTGTACTGAAGCTAGTGAATTCTTCG ACTAATGATGTGGAAGCGAGCGTAAAACATGAGATAGCAAATGATGGGTTACCTGCAAATGGAAAATTTGCATTTGTGGATGCTGGTGTACAGGATGGGTCTCCTGATGAGCTTGAACACTTTGTGGAGCCCAAAACAAATGTCCACTCTTTAATTCTGGATTTCGCCCCAGTGAACTTTGTGGATTCAGTTGGagcaaaaacattaaaatca GTTATAAAAGAATATAACGAAGTTGGTGTCTGTGTCTGTATTGCCAGCTGTAGTG GCCCAGTTATGAATGAGCTGACAAGACTGAATTTTTTTGATAACACTGTAACAAGAGAGTTGCTGTTTCACAGTATTCATGATGCTGTCCTTGCTTGCCAAGGGAAAGACAGGTCTGCTTCACAGACTGCCTTAGACCACTGA
- the SLC26A5 gene encoding prestin isoform X3: MEKEASERGKRKQGFAVETVEHFFLGSCSVRSAMEDAQESGECLVQNQKYCVERPIYNQEILQGQLHKRERTPQSLRQKIEHSCRCSSKKAKSHLYSFLPILKWLPRYPVKEYLLGDIISGISTGVMQLPQGLAYALLAAVPPVFGLYSSFYPVFLYTFFGTSKHISIGTFAVISMMVGGVAVRQVPDEVISVGYNSTNATDASDYYSLRDDKRVQVAVTLAFLSGIIQLCLGFLRFGFVAIYLTEPLVRGFTTAAAVHVFTSQLKYLLGVKTSRYSGPLSVVYSLVAVFSKITTTNIAALIVGLTCIALLLIGKEINLRFKKKLPVPIPMEIIVVIIGTGVSAGMNLTESYGVDVVGKIPQGLSAPAVPEIQLIPAIFIDAVAIAIVGFSMAVSMAKIFALKHGYTIDGNQELIALGICNSVGSFFQSFPITCSMSRSLVQESTGGKTQIAGALSSIMVLLVIVAIGYLFEPLPQTVLAAIVMVNLKGMFKQFADVAHFWRTSKIELAIWVVAFVASLFLGLDYGLLTAVAFAMITVIYRTQRPQYRILGQIPDTDIYCDVEEYEEVKEYPGIKIFQANTSLYFANSESYTSALKKKTGVDPCAILAARRKAQKKHAREIKKANKVKKKAVLKLVNSSTNDVEASVKHEIANDGLPANGKFAFVDAGVQDGSPDELEHFVEPKTNVHSLILDFAPVNFVDSVGAKTLKSVIKEYNEVGVCVCIASCSGPVMNELTRLNFFDNTVTRELLFHSIHDAVLACQGKDRSASQTALDH, translated from the exons ATGGAGAAAGAAGCCtctgaaagagggaagagaaagcagg GTTTTGCTGTGGAGACTGTAGAGCATTTCTTCCTTGGCTCCTGCTCAGTGAGATCAGCTATGGAAGATGCTCAAGAAAGTGGAGAGTGTCTTGTGCAAAACCAGAAGTATTGTGTGGAGAGACCAATATATAACCAAGAGATCTTGCAAGGACAGTTGCACAAACGAGAAAGAACACCTCAGAGTTTGAGGCAGAAAATTGAACACTCTTGTCG ATGCTCTTCTAAGAAAGCCAAGTCTCATCTTTACAGTTTCTTACCAATTTTAAAATGGCTTCCCCGTTACCCAGTGAAGGAATACTTATTAGGAGATATTATCTCAGGTATAAGCACTGGAGTTATGCAGCTTCCTCAAG gTTTAGCTTATGCTTTGCTGGCAGCTGTTCCCCCAGTATTTGGCCTATATTCTTCGTTTTATCCTGTCTTTCTGTATACTTTTTTTGGGACCTCCAAGCATATATCAATAG GCACTTTTGCTGTGATTAGTATGATGGTTGGCGGGGTTGCTGTGAGACAAGTGCCTGATGAAGTGATCTCTGTAGGCTATAACTCAACTAACGCTACAGATGCCTCAGATTACTACAGTCTTAGGGATGACAAGCGGGTGCAAGTAGCTGTGACCCTCGCCTTTCTTTCAGGAATTATCCAG TTGTGTTTAGGTTTTCTTCGATTTGGGTTTGTCGCCATCTATTTAACAGAGCCTCTGGTGCGAGGATTTActactgctgctgcagttcatGTCTTCACTTCACAGTTAAAGTATCTGCTTGGAGTAAAGACTAGCCGATACAGTGGACCCCTCTCAGTTGTATAC AGCCTAGTTGctgtgttttcaaaaataacaacaaccaATATTGCTGCACTGATTGTTGGGTTAACGTGCATTGCTCTATTGCTGATTGGCAAGGAAATCAATCTCCGATTTAAGAAGAAACTGCCAGTTCCTATTCCTATGGAGATCATTGTG GTCATTATCGGCACAGGAGTTTCAGCTGGAATGAATCTGACTGAGTCATATGGAGTGGATGTTGTTGGGAAAATTCCTCAAGG GTTAAGTGCACCAGCAGTTCCTGAGATTCAACTCATCCCAGCAATATTTATAGATGCAGTAGCAATAGCAATAGTTGGATTTTCAATGGCTGTATCTATGGCCAAGATCTTTGCCCTTAAACACGGTTACACCATTGATGGGAATCAG GAACTTATTGCCTTGGGAATATGTAACTCTGTGGGGTCgtttttccaaagctttccaaTCACTTGTTCAATGTCCCGAAGTCTCGTTCAGGAAAGCACTGGTGGGAAAACTCAG ATTGCAGGTGCACTCTCTTCAATTATGGTTCTGTTGGTAATTGTGGCAATTGGATACCTCTTTGAGCCACTTCCACAG ACAGTGCTGGCTGCAATTGTAATGGTGAACCTGAAAGGAATGTTTAAGCAGTTTGCAGACGTTGCACACTTCTGGAGAACCAGTAAGATCGAACTG gCCATCTGGGTGGTAGCTTTTGTGGCTTCTCTTTTCCTGGGACTAGACTATGGTTTGCTTACTGCAGTAGCATTTGCAATGATAACCGTTATTTACAGAACACAAAG GCCTCAATACAGAATCCTTGGTCAGATTCCTGACACAGATATCTACTGTGATGTGGAAGAGTATGAAGAG gttAAAGAATATcctggaataaaaatatttcaagctaATACGTCACTTTATTTTGCCAATAGTGAGTCGTACACAAgtgcactgaagaaaaag ACTGGAGTGGACCCTTGTGCCATATTAGCAGCAAGAAGAAAGGCCCAGAAGAAGCATGCCAGGGAGATAAAGAAGGCCAATAAAGTCAAAAAGAAAGCTGTACTGAAGCTAGTGAATTCTTCG ACTAATGATGTGGAAGCGAGCGTAAAACATGAGATAGCAAATGATGGGTTACCTGCAAATGGAAAATTTGCATTTGTGGATGCTGGTGTACAGGATGGGTCTCCTGATGAGCTTGAACACTTTGTGGAGCCCAAAACAAATGTCCACTCTTTAATTCTGGATTTCGCCCCAGTGAACTTTGTGGATTCAGTTGGagcaaaaacattaaaatca GTTATAAAAGAATATAACGAAGTTGGTGTCTGTGTCTGTATTGCCAGCTGTAGTG GCCCAGTTATGAATGAGCTGACAAGACTGAATTTTTTTGATAACACTGTAACAAGAGAGTTGCTGTTTCACAGTATTCATGATGCTGTCCTTGCTTGCCAAGGGAAAGACAGGTCTGCTTCACAGACTGCCTTAGACCACTGA